From one Planktothrix agardhii NIES-204 genomic stretch:
- a CDS encoding two-component response regulator, whose product MNKLGLEQHPSILVIEPDELLAQQISLDLEEAGYYPIVVSNGAAGLNQATELQPALIVIDRLLGGESGLSVCSHLRDLGSRIPVLILMAKDAIEDRIACLESGADDYCLKPYRTESFLERVNLYLQPGTNTNEQLRFGELVLDLATRRALRNSRTIDLTMKEYELLKYLMEHPREVLTREQILENVWGYDFLGESNVIEVYIRYLRLKIEDEGEKRLIQTVRGVGYVLRDG is encoded by the coding sequence ATGAATAAGTTGGGGTTAGAGCAGCATCCTTCGATCTTAGTTATTGAGCCAGATGAACTGTTAGCTCAACAGATTAGCCTAGATTTAGAAGAAGCGGGTTATTATCCGATTGTAGTCAGTAACGGAGCAGCAGGATTAAATCAAGCAACGGAATTACAACCCGCATTAATAGTCATTGATCGATTATTGGGAGGAGAGTCAGGACTATCGGTTTGTAGTCATTTACGTGATTTAGGTAGCCGGATACCTGTGTTAATTTTAATGGCAAAAGATGCGATCGAAGACCGCATTGCTTGTTTAGAGTCGGGGGCAGATGACTATTGTTTAAAACCCTATCGGACGGAAAGTTTTTTGGAACGGGTCAATCTATATTTGCAACCAGGAACTAATACTAACGAACAGTTACGCTTTGGGGAGTTAGTCTTGGATTTGGCCACCAGAAGGGCACTCCGCAATAGTAGAACAATTGATCTAACAATGAAAGAGTATGAGTTACTCAAATATTTGATGGAACATCCGCGAGAAGTCTTAACCCGGGAACAAATTTTAGAGAATGTCTGGGGTTATGACTTTCTGGGAGAGTCTAACGTTATAGAAGTTTACATTCGTTATTTGCGACTCAAAATTGAAGACGAAGGCGAAAAACGCCTAATTCAAACGGTTAGAGGGGTGGGGTATGTTCTCAGAGATGGGTAA